AGTCAAAGTCTTTGACAGACACTCCAGCCTAGCAGGCTGTCAAATCATCAACTACCGCACTGACGCCAAACAGAAATGGCTGCTTCTCATTGGGATTTCAGCACAGGTACTGAAATAGAGGGAATTAGATTGGATTTATGGATGACGCTAGCTGTATTCTACTGAAGTGACttgcatttttttaaatgagtTTGTCATAGAAGTTAATCCGTGTGAGTGTCAACACTAATGTACAGCAATACACTGACCTGATAGATGCTAATAACATGCTTTTTGGCTGTTTTGAAGCTTGCACAGCATTATGAAGTGTTCTGCCCTGATACGGCTTAATGTACCTCTGGAAAATACTGCTGTAGCACAAGCtcttgtacagtatgtgtattccTTCATTTTAGCAAAACCGTGTGGTGGGAGCCATGCAGCTGTACTCTGTGGACAGGAAGGTGTCCCAGCCCATTGAGGGCCACGCCGCCGGCTTCGCCCAGTTCAAAATGGAGGGTAATACAGAGGAATCCACACTGTTCTGCTTCGCTGTCCGAGGGCAAGCTGGAGGAAAGGTAGGAATCTCCAGCTTGGACATGGAGTACTCAGGGagggctggaatggaatggaaaaaGAAAAATGAGCAAATAAGACCGGGAGATGTCTCATTGTTCTTTTTCCTCTGAATGTGTTTTTGCTTTCCTAGTTACACATAATTGAAGTGGGAACCCCACCAACAGGCAATCAGCCGTTTCCAAAGAAGGCAGTGGACGTGTTCTTCCCTCCTGAGGCCCAGAATGACTTCCCTGTAGCCATGCAGGTACTGGAACCACTTCACAGACAAGAACTCAAACCTGTTCCATACAGTCATGCAGGCCCTCTGCATTAATACCTGTTATGCTACAGCTTCTGAAGCCTTGTGTCCCTGCTCTCTGCCCTCTAGATCAGCTCTAAGCAAGATGTTGTCTTTCTTATCACCAAATATGGCTACATCCACCTGTATGACCTGGAGACTGGCACCTGTATCTACATGAACCGGATCAGTGGGGAGACCATCTTTGTTACAGCCCCACATGAACCAACCGCTGGCATCATTGGAGTCAACAGGAAAGGACAGGTATGTCTCCACTGGTAAATGGGAGTGTTTTAGTCCTTTTATCAGGAGTAACCAGATGCCAGTGGGCTGATCAATGAGTTTCCTGTCCAAAACACAGTCATTAAATATTCAGGAGGATGGAAAGCTGATCCATGTCTGTAGAGCCTACTGCTCCAGGTCTCCTCCTCAGAATTCACAAACACTGTATACTGTACCTGTGTGATGATGGCTGGGAGTCCCATATATGTGACAGTGGAAAaacagggtgtgtttgtgtggaagtgtgcttttataaataaaaataaaaggtattatttttaacctttttatttaactaggtaagtcagttaagaacaaattattattttcaattacggcctagaaacagtgtgttaactgccttgttcaggggcagaatgacagattcttaccttgtcagctaggggattcgatctagcaacctttcgattaATAGTCTAactcactaaccactaggctacatgccgccccaaattgacgtttgtgtgtgtgtgtctgtcacttgGTGACCTTGGCTGAGGGAAGCCTTGTTTAATACTGATCTAACGGCACCCCCAGCAGAGAGCAGCATGTGAAACACAGTTGGAGATCCTGTCACGCCAGGCGTCCTAATCTCCTTAAAGCTCCTGGCTCTCTAACCCTCCAGTCTGCTGCTCCTTTATATCttaatgtaacacacacacacacacagacacacacacacagacatcatcaTGGAGCAGTGTGTTTCTGTATAGTTAATTCACAAATGCTATTCTCTAGTCTAGCAACATTCTTTTTACACGTTCAATTAAATTCTGAAGAAATATGTGAGTTTAACAAAGGAATTATATACCAGTTTTGTTAAATTTGTCAGTACATATAAACTAATGTAATAGTACACACATTTTCATGTCTGTATAGTAGTGGactctctaaccctgtctgtgtgttaatgtgtttgtccaggtgttgtcagtgtgtgtggaggaggagaacatCATCCCCTACATCACCAACGTGCTCCAGAACCCAGACCTAGCCCTGCGCATGGCCGTACGCAACAACCTGGCAGGGGCCGAGGAGCTGTTCGCCAGAAAGTTCAACACCCTGTTCGCTGCAGGGAACTACTCTGAGGCTGCCAAGGTGGCCGCAAATGCTCCCAAGGTACTGCCAATGCACCAAACTATTAAAATCATGATCTGGTAAATGTATTTTGGATGATATTCCAGCTGCCTTGTGTATAATAAGGTTTCTACTACTACAGTCTTCTATCATGTGCAAATTTTTTGAAAGTCAAAAcgctcctttcctcctcctccccagggtATCCTGCGTACCCCGGACACCATCCGTAAGTTCCAGAGTGTGCCGGCCCAGCCGGGCCAGACCTCTCCACTGCTGCAGTACTTTGGCATCCTGCTGGACCAGGGCCAGCTCAACAAGTTTGAGTCTCTGGAGCTGTGCAGGCCTGTCCTTCAGCAGGGACGCAAGCAGCTGCTGGAGAAATGGCTCAAAGAGGACAAGGCAAGGAAACCATAGTTATCATAATAAACTTAGACTATAGTTGTCGCTTACTGTTGAGTTTGGATGTTCAACATTGAGCTTAACAGTTTTATTTTCCAATTATGTATTGCTCAACATATAGCACTGGGCTGTTCAAATATCCCTATAACTATTGGGCTGGCTAGGACTTTATTCGTGACAGTGTTGGTTAGGGATTTATGGAAATTGCATGTGTTTTTTTTAATAGCTGGAGTGTTCAGAGGAGCTGGGGGACCTGGTGAAATCAGTGGACCCCACTCTGGCTCTCAGTGTCTACCTCAGGGCCAACGTGCCCAACAAGGTCATTCAGTGCTTCGCTGAGACCGGACAGTTCCAGAAAATTGTCCTCTATGCCAAAAAGGTTAGTTGTGGTGTTTCTATCTTTCTAAGTCCTTACCAATATAACATTTGACTTGACACAAAATGGAATTCTTTAATATGGTCAATTAGATTGTATTTCGTTTTTAACTAACGGATGCGTTTTCCGTATTTCCCTTCTAGGTGGGCTACACTCCAGACTGGATGTTCCTGCTCAGGAATGTGATGAGGATCAGTCCAGAACAAGGCCTGCAGTTCTCCCAGATGCTGGTGCAGGATGAGGAGCCCCTGGCCGACATCACACAGGTCAGACGGCTAAACGTCTTCACCACCTCAACCATTCATTTATCGTCCTATTTCCCTTACATATACATTTTCTGAAGGAAAAAAACCTTGTTCAGTGCTGCACTGTGAGGTGCTGTATACAGTAACATGATTGATGTGTGGTAGCTGATGTATtgtctgtttccctgttcagatCGTTGACGTGTTTATGGAGTATAACCTGATCCAGCAGTGTACCTCTTTCCTCCTGGATGCCCTGAAGAACAACAGGCCTGCTGAGGGGCCTCTGCAGACACGCCTGCTGGAGATGAACCTGGTCCATgccccacaggtacacacacatcacaccccATTCCACACAGACCCAACACTTACACAGCAATTGTATGCATGTTTTGTCTTTTAGTGCCACACTCTTATTTGCTTCTCTTCCACTGACTCGTGATGTCATGGATTTTAAATTCATGTATGATGTTTTTTTTCTGCTTCAGGTGGCTGATGCCATCCTGGGCAACCAGATGTTCACCCACTACGACCGTGCCCACGTTGCCCAGCTGTGTGAGAAGGCTGGCCTGCTGCAGAGGGCTCTGGAGCATTACACCGACCTGTACGATATCAAACGGGCTGTGGTGCACACACACCTGCTCAACCCTGAGGTATAGGACACTATTTAACACAACCACACACTGCATGGAATAGAATGTCTTGGTGAACAAGTGTGTACTTGCTGTGTTTTGCTCTTAATTAATAAAGCTTTATTGACTAATGTGTGCATTCTGGTATTTTTCCTGTCTGTGCACTGACTCTGTGTATTGACTCTGTCCTGCAGTGGCTGGTGAACTTCTTTGGCTCCCTGTCAGTGGAGGACTCTTTGGAGTGTCTTCGGGCCATGCTGTCGGCCAACATCCGTCAGAACCTGCAGATCTGTGTCCAGGTGGCCTCTAAGTACCACGAGCAGCTCTCCACCAACTCCCTCACTGAGCTCTTTGAGTCCTTCAAGAGCTTCGAAGGTAAGCAGACCATACACCTGACGCAAACCACCTAGTCTTGTCCTCACCTGCATGGAACATGGTCATGACTGTCTCAACAACCACATAGTTGTTCATCCTACCTCTCTATCTATGGGGACTAAGTTCTCTCTTCATTCCAGGTCTGTTCTACTTCCTGGGTTCCATCGTTAACTTCAGCCAGGACCCAGAGGTCCACTTCAAGTACATCCAGGCAGCCTGTAAGACGGGACAGATcaaagaggtggagagaatctgcagagagagCAACTGCTACGACCCCGAACGAGTCAAGAACTTCCTCAAGGTAAGGAAGAGAAGTAGGCATACTATAGTATGACACCACAGCTTACTTCAGTCTTTATTTTGTTAATTACCCTGAAAGCCAAGTCTAACTGTTAGTTTGATTATGTGAGCTGATATCAATATTTCCTCTCTTCACAGGAAGCTAAGCTGACTGATCAGCTCCCCCTGATCATTGTGTGTGACCGCTTCGACTTTGTCCACGACCTGGTCCTCTACCTGTACCGCAACACCCTGCAGAAATACATTGAGATCTATGTGCAGAAGGTACATAAACTCATATTAACCTGCCTAACAGCTTTTTGtttgtatacacacacaccattgtacgATATGTGAATAAGAAAAATGTGTTTGTGTCAGGTGAACCCCAGCCGTCTGCCGGTGGTGATTGGAGGGCTGCTGGATGTGGACTGTGCTGAGGATGTGATTAAGAACCTGATCCTGGTGGTGAAAGGACAGTTCTCCACTGATGAACTAGTGGCTgaggtggagaagaggaacaGGTAAGGACTGTGGGGATCGGGAGAGGGACGTCTCAGCCCAGACTGGCTTTATGCTGTAGTGCATTTAATTGTGACATTACTTCTGAAAGAGAAAGTAGGATGAAGGGGTGCTGTTTGACCCACTTACAAGTGTAAATATATCTAGTTTATGAGCACCAGAAACTTGAAGATGTGTATTTTTTGGGCTCCAGACTGAAGCTGCTTCTGCCTTGGCTGGAGGCCCGTATCCATGAGGGCTGTGAGGAGCCAGCTACCCACAATGCCCTGGCCAAGATCTACATCGACAGCAACAACAACCCAGAGCGCTTCCTGCGTGAGAACACCTTCTACGACAGCCGCGTGGTGGGCAAGTACTGTGAGAAGAGGGACCCCCACCTGGCCTGCGTGGCCTACGAGAGAGGACAGTGTGACCAGGAGCTCATTAATGTGAGTGGGGAAATAAGAATGACATTTTTACTTGACTAATACATTGAAATGTTAATTTTACACTGTTTGTGTATGTTTTCCCTCAAATACTGATCATCTTACATTTCCTGTACAGGTGTGCAATGAGAACTCTCTGTTCAAGAGTCTGTCTCGCTACCTGGTTCGCCGTAAAGACCCTGAGCTGTGGGCCAGCGTGCTGCTGGAGAGTAACCCGTTTAGAAGACCCCTCATCGACCAGGTATGGACCTGTTCCTGCCTGTTTGAAATGCAAACCTCATCCTCACTAAAACCATGGGCCAAAATGTTCTGTGACGTCCCACCGAAACGTTGCTTATATTTCGCACGATGGTTAAATTGTTATTTGTGACTTGTTTGGCTAGAAGTTTGCAGAATGGTGACTATTCTCTCCATTCTGGAATGATGTTTGTTGTCTTTCATTCAGGTTGTTCAGACGGCCCTGTCTGAGA
This DNA window, taken from Oncorhynchus gorbuscha isolate QuinsamMale2020 ecotype Even-year linkage group LG13, OgorEven_v1.0, whole genome shotgun sequence, encodes the following:
- the LOC123992666 gene encoding clathrin heavy chain 1-like isoform X4 yields the protein MAQILPIRFQEHLQLQNLGINPANIGFSTLTMESDKFICIREKVGEQAQVVIIDMADPNTPIRRPISADSAIMNPASKVIALKAAKTLQIFNIEMKSKMKAHTMTDDVTFWKWISLNTVALVTDNAVYHWSMEGDSQPVKVFDRHSSLAGCQIINYRTDAKQKWLLLIGISAQQNRVVGAMQLYSVDRKVSQPIEGHAAGFAQFKMEGNTEESTLFCFAVRGQAGGKLHIIEVGTPPTGNQPFPKKAVDVFFPPEAQNDFPVAMQISSKQDVVFLITKYGYIHLYDLETGTCIYMNRISGETIFVTAPHEPTAGIIGVNRKGQVLSVCVEEENIIPYITNVLQNPDLALRMAVRNNLAGAEELFARKFNTLFAAGNYSEAAKVAANAPKGILRTPDTIRKFQSVPAQPGQTSPLLQYFGILLDQGQLNKFESLELCRPVLQQGRKQLLEKWLKEDKLECSEELGDLVKSVDPTLALSVYLRANVPNKVIQCFAETGQFQKIVLYAKKVGYTPDWMFLLRNVMRISPEQGLQFSQMLVQDEEPLADITQIVDVFMEYNLIQQCTSFLLDALKNNRPAEGPLQTRLLEMNLVHAPQVADAILGNQMFTHYDRAHVAQLCEKAGLLQRALEHYTDLYDIKRAVVHTHLLNPEWLVNFFGSLSVEDSLECLRAMLSANIRQNLQICVQVASKYHEQLSTNSLTELFESFKSFEGLFYFLGSIVNFSQDPEVHFKYIQAACKTGQIKEVERICRESNCYDPERVKNFLKEAKLTDQLPLIIVCDRFDFVHDLVLYLYRNTLQKYIEIYVQKVNPSRLPVVIGGLLDVDCAEDVIKNLILVVKGQFSTDELVAEVEKRNRLKLLLPWLEARIHEGCEEPATHNALAKIYIDSNNNPERFLRENTFYDSRVVGKYCEKRDPHLACVAYERGQCDQELINVCNENSLFKSLSRYLVRRKDPELWASVLLESNPFRRPLIDQVVQTALSETQDPEEVSVTVKAFMTADLPNELIELLEKIVLDNSVFSEHRNLQNLLILTAIKADRTRVMEYINRLDNYDAPDIANIAISNELFEEAFAIFRKFDVNTSAVQVLIEHIGNLDRAYEFAERCNEPPVWSQLAKAQLQKGLVKEAIDSYIKADDPSAYMEVGQAAAQSGNWEDLVKFLQMARKKSRESYVETELIFALAKTNRLAELEEFINGPNNAHIQQVGDRCYDERMYDAAKLLYNNVSNFGRLASTLVHLGEYQAAVDGARKANSTRTWKEVCFACVDGNEFRLAQMCGLHIVVHADELEELINYYQDRAYFEELITMLEAALGLERAHMGMFTELAILYSKFKPQKMREHLELFWSRVNIPKVLRAAEQAHLWAELVFLYDKYEEFDNAILTMMSHPSDAWKEGQFKDIVTKVANVELYYKAIQFYLEFKPLLLNDLLIVLSPRLDHTRAVNFFMKTKQLSLVKPYLRSVQNHNNKGVNEALNNLFITEEDYAALRASIDAYDNFDNITLAQGLEKHELIEFRRIAAYLFKGNNRWKQSVELCKKDKLYKDAMQYASESKDLELAEELLAWFLEEDKKECFAACLFTCYDLLRPDVVLETAWRHNIMDFSMPYFIQVMREYLSKVDKLDASESLRKQEEQNTESQPIVYGTPQLMLTSGPGQAVPPQPGYGGYGYPAAPTGYGQPPQPGFGYGM